A single Diachasmimorpha longicaudata isolate KC_UGA_2023 chromosome 10, iyDiaLong2, whole genome shotgun sequence DNA region contains:
- the App gene encoding palmitoyltransferase app isoform X2: MPHVTRKWELFPGRNRFCCDGRIMMAPQTGVFYITVCLIAGTSALFFAFDCPYLSIHITPAIPVIGGLLFIFVMSALLRTSFSDPGVIPRATPDEAAYIEKQIEVPNNGNSPTYRPPPRTKEILVKGQLVKLKYCFTCKIFRPPRASHCSLCDNCVEGFDHHCPWVGNCVGRRNYRYFYAFIVSLAFLCVFIFACAITHLIMLTRNETPFLEAVKLSPASVIVGVVCFFSVWSILGLAGFHTYLTTSNQTTNEDIKGSFSSKREQESFNPYSQGNICENCFYVLCGPAPPSLIDRRGVVTPGYRAEHERVGEDYVIANNKAYGTVKIIQPQVNGNSIPPMDTELSGSMNNLVSGRRSPRIESLNGSTTNSVSHLVTNQVPLASFKIPPIDIDEIAPLPSRQSGIMSPVGTNNASPMTAVTPLSASRLRLLQDTTMIESALDLDSLEDSSVGRGSQMGLIKMGVV; this comes from the exons ATGCCGCACGTGACAAGAAAGTGGGAATTATTTCCCGGAAGAAATAGATTCTGTTGTGACGGTAGAATAATGATGGCACCACAAACTGGCGTATTCTACATAACTGTATGCCTGATTGCTGGAACGAGtgcattattttttgcatttga TTGTCCATATCTCTCGATACACATAACACCAGCTATACCAGTCATTGGTGGTTTGCTTTTTATATTTGTAATGTCAGCATTACTCAGAACGAGTTTCAGTGATCCTGGAGTTATTCCCAGGGCAACGCCTGATGAGGCTGCCTACATAGAGAAACAAATAG aagtgCCAAATAATGGCAATTCACCTACTTATAGACCGCCACCAAGAACAAAAGAGATCCTTGTCAAAGGGCAATTAGTTAAATTGAAGTATTGCTTTACATGTAAGATATTTAGACCGCCCCGGGCGTCACATTGCAGTCTCTGCGACAATTGCGTTG AGGGATTCGATCATCACTGCCCGTGGGTAGGCAACTGCGTGGGTCGGAGAAATTACAGGTATTTTTATGCATTTATCGTATCCCTGGCATTTCTCTGTGTCTTCATCTTTGCCTGTGCAATCACACACCTCATTATGC TTACCAGGAATGAGACTCCATTTTTGGAGGCTGTCAAGTTGTCTCCGGCAAGTGTAATCGTCGGGGTAGTCTGTTTTTTCTCGGTCTGGAGTATTCTAGGTTTAGCCGGCTTCCATACGTATCTCACAACGAGCAATCAAACCACCAATGAAGAT ATAAAGGGATCATTTTCGAGCAAACGAGAGCAAGAGAGTTTCAATCCTTACAGTCAAGGAAATATCTGTGAAAACTGTTTCTATGTGCTTTGTGGGCCCGCTCCACCTAGTCTCATCg ATCGAAGAGGTGTAGTAACCCCTGGTTACAGAGCGGAGCATGAAAGAGTCGGTGAGGACTACGTAATTGCTAACAACAAAGCCTACGGGACTGTGAAAATCATTCAACCACAg GTTAATGGAAACAGCATTCCACCGATGGATACCGAACTCAGTGGCTCGATGAACAATCTCGTATCAGGACGTCGTTCTCCACGAATAGAATCCCTGAACG GCAGTACGACAAATAGTGTGAGCCACCTCGTCACCAACCAAGTTCCACTGGCCTCATTTAAAATACCCCCAATTGACATTGATGAGATAGCCCCACTGCCTTCGAGGCAATCTGGAATCATGTCCCCGGTGGGCACCAACAATGCATCACCAATGACAGCAGTGACACCACTGTCCGCCTCACGATTGAGGCTACTCCAAGACACAACTATGATTGAATCTGCCCTAGATCTAGATTCACTCGAGGACTCCAGTGTCGGTCGTGGTAGTCAAATGGGCCTCATTAAAATGGGGGTTGTTTAg
- the App gene encoding palmitoyltransferase ZDHHC9 isoform X1: MPHVTRKWELFPGRNRFCCDGRIMMAPQTGVFYITVCLIAGTSALFFAFDCPYLSIHITPAIPVIGGLLFIFVMSALLRTSFSDPGVIPRATPDEAAYIEKQIEVPNNGNSPTYRPPPRTKEILVKGQLVKLKYCFTCKIFRPPRASHCSLCDNCVEGFDHHCPWVGNCVGRRNYRYFYAFIVSLAFLCVFIFACAITHLIMLTRNETPFLEAVKLSPASVIVGVVCFFSVWSILGLAGFHTYLTTSNQTTNEDIKGSFSSKREQESFNPYSQGNICENCFYVLCGPAPPSLIDRRGVVTPGYRAEHERVGEDYVIANNKAYGTVKIIQPQVNGNSIPPMDTELSGSMNNLVSGRRSPRIESLNGELILVSQTQRLPAAMPSYHQYPNNETYIPKYSRRVTQDRVPSVLYYESQRFTSPSHEEHNYNYQQKYPQRYRDDFHPSADNNLIHDQYTFERKYGVDLRKYPRGYSADLLSHKDEEYRNHPDLQKFPQRYFDDTNRPLYSPQFIKYNNLRCSQHGFKYPIGKNILPNRILGSGGIPIIGQAAIGLVVNKFGSAPLNHEISFADNSLCSGESIEDDINRRFILGSMSDND; encoded by the exons ATGCCGCACGTGACAAGAAAGTGGGAATTATTTCCCGGAAGAAATAGATTCTGTTGTGACGGTAGAATAATGATGGCACCACAAACTGGCGTATTCTACATAACTGTATGCCTGATTGCTGGAACGAGtgcattattttttgcatttga TTGTCCATATCTCTCGATACACATAACACCAGCTATACCAGTCATTGGTGGTTTGCTTTTTATATTTGTAATGTCAGCATTACTCAGAACGAGTTTCAGTGATCCTGGAGTTATTCCCAGGGCAACGCCTGATGAGGCTGCCTACATAGAGAAACAAATAG aagtgCCAAATAATGGCAATTCACCTACTTATAGACCGCCACCAAGAACAAAAGAGATCCTTGTCAAAGGGCAATTAGTTAAATTGAAGTATTGCTTTACATGTAAGATATTTAGACCGCCCCGGGCGTCACATTGCAGTCTCTGCGACAATTGCGTTG AGGGATTCGATCATCACTGCCCGTGGGTAGGCAACTGCGTGGGTCGGAGAAATTACAGGTATTTTTATGCATTTATCGTATCCCTGGCATTTCTCTGTGTCTTCATCTTTGCCTGTGCAATCACACACCTCATTATGC TTACCAGGAATGAGACTCCATTTTTGGAGGCTGTCAAGTTGTCTCCGGCAAGTGTAATCGTCGGGGTAGTCTGTTTTTTCTCGGTCTGGAGTATTCTAGGTTTAGCCGGCTTCCATACGTATCTCACAACGAGCAATCAAACCACCAATGAAGAT ATAAAGGGATCATTTTCGAGCAAACGAGAGCAAGAGAGTTTCAATCCTTACAGTCAAGGAAATATCTGTGAAAACTGTTTCTATGTGCTTTGTGGGCCCGCTCCACCTAGTCTCATCg ATCGAAGAGGTGTAGTAACCCCTGGTTACAGAGCGGAGCATGAAAGAGTCGGTGAGGACTACGTAATTGCTAACAACAAAGCCTACGGGACTGTGAAAATCATTCAACCACAg GTTAATGGAAACAGCATTCCACCGATGGATACCGAACTCAGTGGCTCGATGAACAATCTCGTATCAGGACGTCGTTCTCCACGAATAGAATCCCTGAACGGTGAGTTGATACTTGTAAGCCAGACGCAACGTCTGCCAGCAGCAATGCCGAGTTACCATCAGTATCCGAACAACGAAACGTACATTCCAAAGTATTCACGACGAGTTACCCAGGATCGTGTACCATCGGTTCTCTACTACGAATCCCAGAGATTCACTAGCCCTTCCCACGAAGAGCATAATtacaattatcaacaaaaatacCCGCAAAGATATCGCGATGATTTTCACCCCTCCGCCGATAATAATTTGATCCACGATCAATACACCTTTGAACGTAAATACGGAGTTGATTTGAGAAAGTACCCCCGCGGCTACTCAGCTGATTTATTGAGCCACAAAGACGAAGAGTACAGAAATCATCCGGATCTTCAAAAATTCCCTCAGCGCTATTTTGATGATACGAATAGGCCCTTGTACTCACCACAATTCATCAAATACAATAATTTGAGGTGTAGTCAGCATGGATTCAAGTATcccattggaaaaaatattttaccaaaTCGTATTCTCGGCTCGGGGGGCATTCCCATTATTGGACAAGCAGCTATCGGACTTGTTGTCAATAAATTTGGATCGGCACCCTTGaatcatgaaatttctttTGCTGACAATTCCTTGTGCTCGGGGGAGAGCATTGAGGATGATATTAATCGGAGATTTATCCTCGGCTCTATGAGCGATAacgattga
- the LOC135166796 gene encoding KICSTOR subunit 2-like isoform X2, whose translation MGPWGMLLMHLPQVVVAERSYADLGFLHTKNKGFLRKDTSLKPTYECLKGDLRRVEEMTRGTNTIGATVAEVSSQLCQFITARIQLIEFYEKMYNMSLTHKSMKHQELLRIIEGIADVHSLSCCHMALTAIKAALTLECEILVQLTRAQVEVSNWRFLSSLMALYGAQARMTAWERTLQSRESWKLGFGATFLKANQQPALYQWLVKLKSAILAKCSLYFHTTLSQQATQGEMRNIMSKQNLDYYHKIQTFQRKWDVLAVLIIFDARGPEDSGPGYRHPDREADTYEEFPIVVGCPTILVQKPSIHWDTIKQVIKERQAELLNMDKIFYIKSSKDPIIYAMSSIDPRMTLITVYESGKQKDKEPHIVTFMNDLCSHLKCNKIYESLKLSK comes from the exons ATGGGGCCCTGGGGAATGCTACTCATGCATCTGCCTCAAGTGGTTGTTGCTGAACGTTCTTATGCAGATTTGGGATTTTTGCACACGAAAAATAAAGGATTTTTACGCAAAGAT ACCTCACTGAAGCCTACCTATGAATGCCTAAAGGGAGATCTGAGAAGAGTTGAGGAGATGACGAGAGGCACAAACACGATTGGAGCTACTGTTGCTGAAGTGTCTAGTCAACTATGTCAATTTATCACCGCGAGGATACAATTGATAGAATT TTACGAGAAAATGTATAACATGAGTCTGACACATAAATCCATGAAACATCAGGAATTGTTGAGAATTATTGAAGGGATTGCAGACGTTCATTCGTTGTCCTGTTGTCACATGGCTCTGACAGCGATTAAAGCTGCCCTAAC ATTAGAATGTGAAATCCTGGTACAATTGACAAGAGCGCAAGTCGAGGTCAGCAATTGGAGATTTTTATCCAGTTTGATGGCCCTGTACGGGGCACAAGCTAGAATGACAGCTTGGGAGCGGACACTCCAAAGTAGAGAA TCGTGGAAATTGGGATTTGGGGCAACGTTTCTCAAAGCCAATCAACAGCCAGCGCTCTACCAGTGGTTGGTGAAATTGAAGTCTGCGATTCTGGCAAAATGCTCTTTATATTTTCATACGACGTTGAGTCAACAGGCAACTCAAGGGGAAATGCGAAATATCATGAGCAAACAGAATCTGGATTATTATCACAA GATACAAACATTTCAGAGGAAATGGGACGTCTTGGctgttttaattatatttgacGCACGAGGACCTGAGGATTCAGGGCCTGGGTATCGCCACCCTGATAGAGAGGCTGACACCTATGAAGAATTTCCCATTGTCGTTGGATGTCCCACT atacttGTACAAAAGCCTTCAATTCATTGGGACACAATCAAACAAGTGATAAAAGAACGCCAGGCGGAGCTCCTTAATATGGACAAAATATTCTACATAAAAAGCAGTAAAGATCCGATAATCTATGCCATGTCAAGCATAGATCCACGAATGACCTTGATAACAGTGTATGAAAGTGGAAAGCAAAAAGACAAGGAGCCTCACATAGTGACGTTTATGAATGATTTATGCAGCCATTtgaaatgcaataaaatttacgaAAGTTTGAAGCTTTCAAAGTAA
- the LOC135166796 gene encoding KICSTOR subunit 2-like isoform X1, which produces MRMDHEEEFLNTFFTQVTQLCFEKAKESVEKERESCRLTQMGPWGMLLMHLPQVVVAERSYADLGFLHTKNKGFLRKDTSLKPTYECLKGDLRRVEEMTRGTNTIGATVAEVSSQLCQFITARIQLIEFYEKMYNMSLTHKSMKHQELLRIIEGIADVHSLSCCHMALTAIKAALTLECEILVQLTRAQVEVSNWRFLSSLMALYGAQARMTAWERTLQSRESWKLGFGATFLKANQQPALYQWLVKLKSAILAKCSLYFHTTLSQQATQGEMRNIMSKQNLDYYHKIQTFQRKWDVLAVLIIFDARGPEDSGPGYRHPDREADTYEEFPIVVGCPTILVQKPSIHWDTIKQVIKERQAELLNMDKIFYIKSSKDPIIYAMSSIDPRMTLITVYESGKQKDKEPHIVTFMNDLCSHLKCNKIYESLKLSK; this is translated from the exons atgagaatGGATCACGAAGAAGAGTTTCTGAACACTTTCTTCACACAAGTGACACAGCTGTGCTTCGAGAAGGCCAAAGAATCTgtg gaaaaagagagagaatcATGTCGACTGACTCAGATGGGGCCCTGGGGAATGCTACTCATGCATCTGCCTCAAGTGGTTGTTGCTGAACGTTCTTATGCAGATTTGGGATTTTTGCACACGAAAAATAAAGGATTTTTACGCAAAGAT ACCTCACTGAAGCCTACCTATGAATGCCTAAAGGGAGATCTGAGAAGAGTTGAGGAGATGACGAGAGGCACAAACACGATTGGAGCTACTGTTGCTGAAGTGTCTAGTCAACTATGTCAATTTATCACCGCGAGGATACAATTGATAGAATT TTACGAGAAAATGTATAACATGAGTCTGACACATAAATCCATGAAACATCAGGAATTGTTGAGAATTATTGAAGGGATTGCAGACGTTCATTCGTTGTCCTGTTGTCACATGGCTCTGACAGCGATTAAAGCTGCCCTAAC ATTAGAATGTGAAATCCTGGTACAATTGACAAGAGCGCAAGTCGAGGTCAGCAATTGGAGATTTTTATCCAGTTTGATGGCCCTGTACGGGGCACAAGCTAGAATGACAGCTTGGGAGCGGACACTCCAAAGTAGAGAA TCGTGGAAATTGGGATTTGGGGCAACGTTTCTCAAAGCCAATCAACAGCCAGCGCTCTACCAGTGGTTGGTGAAATTGAAGTCTGCGATTCTGGCAAAATGCTCTTTATATTTTCATACGACGTTGAGTCAACAGGCAACTCAAGGGGAAATGCGAAATATCATGAGCAAACAGAATCTGGATTATTATCACAA GATACAAACATTTCAGAGGAAATGGGACGTCTTGGctgttttaattatatttgacGCACGAGGACCTGAGGATTCAGGGCCTGGGTATCGCCACCCTGATAGAGAGGCTGACACCTATGAAGAATTTCCCATTGTCGTTGGATGTCCCACT atacttGTACAAAAGCCTTCAATTCATTGGGACACAATCAAACAAGTGATAAAAGAACGCCAGGCGGAGCTCCTTAATATGGACAAAATATTCTACATAAAAAGCAGTAAAGATCCGATAATCTATGCCATGTCAAGCATAGATCCACGAATGACCTTGATAACAGTGTATGAAAGTGGAAAGCAAAAAGACAAGGAGCCTCACATAGTGACGTTTATGAATGATTTATGCAGCCATTtgaaatgcaataaaatttacgaAAGTTTGAAGCTTTCAAAGTAA
- the App gene encoding palmitoyltransferase app isoform X3 → MPHVTRKWELFPGRNRFCCDGRIMMAPQTGVFYITVCLIAGTSALFFAFDCPYLSIHITPAIPVIGGLLFIFVMSALLRTSFSDPGVIPRATPDEAAYIEKQIEVPNNGNSPTYRPPPRTKEILVKGQLVKLKYCFTCKIFRPPRASHCSLCDNCVEGFDHHCPWVGNCVGRRNYRYFYAFIVSLAFLCVFIFACAITHLIMLTRNETPFLEAVKLSPASVIVGVVCFFSVWSILGLAGFHTYLTTSNQTTNEDIKGSFSSKREQESFNPYSQGNICENCFYVLCGPAPPSLIDRRGVVTPGYRAEHERVGEDYVIANNKAYGTVKIIQPQVNGNSIPPMDTELSGSMNNLVSGRRSPRIESLNVRQIV, encoded by the exons ATGCCGCACGTGACAAGAAAGTGGGAATTATTTCCCGGAAGAAATAGATTCTGTTGTGACGGTAGAATAATGATGGCACCACAAACTGGCGTATTCTACATAACTGTATGCCTGATTGCTGGAACGAGtgcattattttttgcatttga TTGTCCATATCTCTCGATACACATAACACCAGCTATACCAGTCATTGGTGGTTTGCTTTTTATATTTGTAATGTCAGCATTACTCAGAACGAGTTTCAGTGATCCTGGAGTTATTCCCAGGGCAACGCCTGATGAGGCTGCCTACATAGAGAAACAAATAG aagtgCCAAATAATGGCAATTCACCTACTTATAGACCGCCACCAAGAACAAAAGAGATCCTTGTCAAAGGGCAATTAGTTAAATTGAAGTATTGCTTTACATGTAAGATATTTAGACCGCCCCGGGCGTCACATTGCAGTCTCTGCGACAATTGCGTTG AGGGATTCGATCATCACTGCCCGTGGGTAGGCAACTGCGTGGGTCGGAGAAATTACAGGTATTTTTATGCATTTATCGTATCCCTGGCATTTCTCTGTGTCTTCATCTTTGCCTGTGCAATCACACACCTCATTATGC TTACCAGGAATGAGACTCCATTTTTGGAGGCTGTCAAGTTGTCTCCGGCAAGTGTAATCGTCGGGGTAGTCTGTTTTTTCTCGGTCTGGAGTATTCTAGGTTTAGCCGGCTTCCATACGTATCTCACAACGAGCAATCAAACCACCAATGAAGAT ATAAAGGGATCATTTTCGAGCAAACGAGAGCAAGAGAGTTTCAATCCTTACAGTCAAGGAAATATCTGTGAAAACTGTTTCTATGTGCTTTGTGGGCCCGCTCCACCTAGTCTCATCg ATCGAAGAGGTGTAGTAACCCCTGGTTACAGAGCGGAGCATGAAAGAGTCGGTGAGGACTACGTAATTGCTAACAACAAAGCCTACGGGACTGTGAAAATCATTCAACCACAg GTTAATGGAAACAGCATTCCACCGATGGATACCGAACTCAGTGGCTCGATGAACAATCTCGTATCAGGACGTCGTTCTCCACGAATAGAATCCCTGAACG TACGACAAATAGTGTGA
- the LOC135166779 gene encoding WD repeat-containing protein 3, which translates to MPLTKQYLRYNATGNLNIITSPKCCNLAFVTLEAQEGRFVAVGASEHVFVWDLRLAEKAQVLTGETSEVTCLAASPNKRHLAVGYADGTIKTFDLRSGENMSIFAGHKSEITSLSYDSLGHRLASGSKDTDVIVWDVVAEAGICRLVGHKGVITKVSFMLEYNVLITSSKDTFIKFWDLDTEHNFRTIVGHRSEVWGFTLVKDDKYLVTGCNDHELRVYKIYMTSADQTSITNIDDQSNELNDYPLKCEKVGSILRKGKGRVVSLSSDPTGRVIICHGVENIIELFHLIPEEEVETKVSKRLKKARKKSGGAGQEEELTNLSDEVRRLSVIKATSKAKSVDVVMGKGGEVRVCVALNNNSLELYSTNVKRREKGEQEEEDNVTLLANITSQGHRTDVRAICFSSDNLAFATVSGDSIKLWNRPSLVCLRTVQCGYALTVTFVPGDRHLVVGLKSGHMLIVDIASGDILEDIQAHTSELWSVVLYPDLKGIASGGGDQTVKFWNFELIEDEKSENKCKVLSVLHKRTLKLEEGVLCVRISPNGRFVAVALLDSTVKIFFLDTFKFFISLYGHKLPVLCMDISSDSTLIATGSADRNIKIWGMDFGDCHKSLFAHDDSVTGLNFVPRTHYFFTSGKDGRVKEWDADSFQKIVTLQGHTGEAWNCAVSPNGMFVASCGSDKVVRLYERSSEALVLEDEAEEEREKQENELVTGDTTAVQGQKQQILPSKKTVSSEKAAELILECLEVSKAYNEELEKVVPPNVPPTPPPLMQAYNCRTSEEYLLETLKKIRAGDMEETLLLLPFSAASEILQMLPTLLKREYQGEMLSRLAVSLIQAHHGPIVANSDLLPVLVEVRDLAIKRISSLRDIIGYNLHGMAFIQREVEDREGVQLFRDATQSKKHKNKIKKNKERALKRAIMAL; encoded by the exons ATGCCTCTCACAAAACAATACCTACGTTACAATGCCACCGGTAACCTCAACATAATTACAAGTCCAAAATGCTGCAACCTGGCCTTCGTAACCCTTGAAGCCCAAGAAGGCCGATTTGTAGCAGTCGGTGCTTCCGAGCACGTTTTTGTCTGGGACCTTCGTCTCGCGGAGAAGGCGCAAGTTCTAACAGGCGAGACTTCGGAAGTGACTTGCTTAGCGGCCTCCCCGAATAAGCGACACCTGGCTGTCGGCTACGCTGATGGTACAATTAAGACCTTCGACTTACGTTCGGGGGAAAACATGAGCATTTTTGCCGGTCACAAATCTGAAATAACAAGCCTGTCCTATGACTCTCTAGGCCATCGGTTGGCCTCTGGCTCCAAGGATACTGACGTGATCGTCTGGGATGTAGTCGCCGAGGCTGGTATCTGTCGCCTAGTTGGTCATAAAGGGGTCATCACCAAGGTATCATTTATGCTCGAGTACAACGTTCTTATCACCTCCAGCAAGGACACGTTTATCAAATTCTGGGACCTCGACACTGAGCACAATTTTCGAACAATTGTTGGTCACAGGTCTGAGGTATGGGGATTTACACTGGTCAAGGATGATAAGTACCTAGTGACCGGTTGCAATGACCACGAGCTGCGGGTCTACAAGATCTACATGACATCTGCTGACCAAACCAGCATTACAAATATCGACGACCAGAGCAATGAATTGAATGACTATCCCCTGAAGTGCGAGAAGGTTGGGAGCATTTTACGAAAGGGTAAGGGACGTGTAGTTTCGCTGTCTTCGGACCCAACAGGTCGGGTAATTATATGTCATGGGGTGGAGAACATCATAGAACTGTTTCACCTGATTCCCGAAGAGGAGGTAGAGACAAAGGTGTCGAAGCGCCTGAAGAAGGCAAGGAAAAAGTCCGGGGGTGCAGGGCAAGAGGAGGAGTTAACAAACTTGAGCGACGAGGTGAGACGTCTCTCCGTGATCAAAGCCACCAGCAAAGCCAAAAGCGTCGATGTGGTGATGGGCAAGGGAGGCGAGGTCAGAGTTTGCGTGGCCCTTAACAACAATAGCCTTGAGCTTTATTCCACAAATGTAAAGCGCCGGGAAAAGGGTGAGCAAGAGGAGGAGGACAACGTTACTTTATTAGCAAATATCACCTCCCAAGGTCACAGAACTGACGTCCGAGCCATCTGCTTCAGTTCCGATAACCTTGCCTTTGCCACTGTCTCTGGGGACTCTATTAAGTTATGGAATAGGCCGTCATTAGTTTGTCTAAGGACCGTCCAATGCGGATATGCACTCACAGTGACCTTCGTACCTGGAGATAGACATCTAGTAGTGGGACTGAAGAGTGGCCATATGCTGATTGTTGATATTGCGTCCGGGGATATTCTCGAGGACATTCAGGCGCATACAAGCGAGCTATGGAGTGTTGTTTTGTACCCAGATTTGAAGGGAATAGCCAGTGGTGGAGGAGATCAAACGGTCAAGTTTTGGAATTTTGAGTTGATTGAggatgaaaaaagtgaaaacaaGTGCAAGGTACTCTCGGTATTGCATAAAAGAACTCTTAAACTGGAGGAGGGAGTGCTCTGTGTGAGAATCAGTCCCAATGGACGATTTGTTGCTGTGGCTCTGTTGGATTCAACtgtcaaaattttctttctggATACTTTCAAGTTCTTCATTTCTCTCTATGGACACAAACTTCCGGTCCTGTGCATGGATATATCAAGTGATTCTACGTTGATAGCTACTGGATCGGCTGATAGAAACATCAAAATATGGGGAATGGACTTTGGTGATTGTCATAAATCTCTATTTGCCCATGATGACTCGGTTACTGGCTTGAATTTTGTCCCAAGGACCCACTACTTCTTCACCTCGGGGAAGGATGGAAGAGTCAAAGAGTGGGATGCCGATAGTTTCCAGAAAATCGTAACACTTCAAGGACACACTGGTGAGGCCTGGAACTGTGCTGTTTCTCCAAATGGCATGTTCGTGGCCTCATGTGGGTCTGATAAAGTTGTCAGACTGTATGAAAGATCTTCAGAGGCATTAGTTCTCGAGGACGAGGCAGAAGAGGAGCGAGAGAAACAGGAGAACGAATTGGTTACTGGAGATACAACGGCAGTGCAAGGACAGAAGCAACAAATTCTCCCCTCGAAGAAAACTGTCAGCAGTGAGAAAGCTGCAGAACTCATTCTAGAGTGCCTCGAGGTTTCAAAAGCCTACAATGAGGAGCTGGAGAAAGTCGTACCACCTAATGTACCTCCGACTCCTCCCCCGCTGATGCAGGCCTACAATTGCAGGACAAGTGAGGAATATTTATTGGAGACATTGAAGAAGATTCGTGCAGGGGATATGGAGGAAACCCTATTGCTGCTGCCTTTTTCAGCAGCTTCCGAGATACTTCAGATGCTTCCAACGTTATTGAAGAGGGAATATCAAGGCGAAATGCTTAGCAGATTGGCTGTCAGCCTTATTCAGGCACATCATGGACCGATAGTTGCTAATTCCGATCTTTTGCCGGTACTGGTGGAGGTCAGGGACTTGGCAATCAAGAGAATTAGCAGTCTGAGg GACATCATTGGTTACAATCTCCACGGAATGGCGTTCATTCAGAGAGAGGTTGAGGACAGAGAAGGAGTGCAACTATTCAGGGATGCGACACAATCAaagaaacataaaaataaaattaaaaagaataaGGAGAGAGCCCTCAAACGTGCCATCATGGCACTGTAA